The following coding sequences are from one Bradyrhizobium sp. WSM471 window:
- a CDS encoding response regulator transcription factor, with the protein MPGFVYVVDDDASFRVAIQRRLKLAGYEVVTYASAQQLLDDPPGSDEPGCILLDVQLPGLSGPELQASLIRCHSQLPIVFLTGHADTATTVRAIKAGAEDFLTKPVSSEQLIDAIERAMAQQEAARSQHSKLDSLRSRLRSLSRRERQVFDLIVRGKINKQIAYELGTTERTVKAHRHQVMTKMQVLSFAELVSAAERLGLLDSAKM; encoded by the coding sequence TTGCCCGGCTTCGTTTATGTCGTGGACGACGACGCATCCTTTCGGGTGGCGATCCAGCGTCGGCTTAAACTGGCCGGGTATGAAGTTGTGACCTACGCGTCCGCCCAGCAGCTACTGGATGATCCGCCAGGGTCCGACGAACCGGGATGTATCTTGCTCGATGTACAGCTTCCGGGCCTGAGCGGGCCGGAGTTGCAAGCCTCGCTCATCCGATGCCATTCGCAGCTGCCCATCGTCTTTCTGACCGGACATGCGGATACCGCGACGACGGTCCGTGCGATCAAGGCCGGCGCGGAGGATTTTCTGACCAAGCCGGTGTCGTCGGAACAATTGATCGATGCGATTGAGCGGGCAATGGCGCAACAGGAGGCGGCGCGGAGTCAACACAGCAAGCTCGATTCGCTACGTTCTCGCTTGAGGTCTCTATCGCGGCGCGAACGACAGGTGTTCGACCTGATCGTACGCGGTAAAATCAACAAGCAGATCGCCTATGAACTTGGAACGACCGAACGCACGGTGAAGGCGCACCGCCACCAAGTGATGACAAAGATGCAGGTACTATCGTTTGCCGAACTGGTTTCCGCTGCAGAGCGGCTCGGCCTTCTGGATTCGGCAAAGATGTGA
- a CDS encoding S9 family peptidase has protein sequence MNLRHASTATYLAAALGILAGLLAPVRADDNVRIQEEVWALPLPLPMLAYVVRPVGGGPFPLAITNHGVSLKPVDRSFFPLVEFRDAAKWFAKRGYLVVAPVGTGFGAAAIDVPEHGVYGPFFSKVGNSTNPNFHDAGRAVAKADLWPALSKRMHDAFTAAGGSAEYHLMPPFGNDGRFFIDSPDTIPMWSPLLEKFLDAQK, from the coding sequence GTGAATCTCCGCCATGCTTCAACCGCGACCTACCTGGCGGCGGCCTTGGGCATCCTGGCCGGCCTTCTTGCGCCTGTACGCGCCGACGACAATGTTCGGATTCAGGAAGAGGTCTGGGCTCTGCCGCTACCGCTGCCGATGCTCGCCTATGTGGTGCGGCCCGTCGGCGGCGGCCCCTTCCCGCTGGCGATCACGAACCATGGCGTCTCGCTCAAGCCCGTCGATCGCAGCTTCTTCCCGCTGGTGGAGTTCCGTGACGCCGCCAAGTGGTTTGCCAAACGCGGCTACCTCGTGGTGGCGCCCGTGGGCACCGGCTTTGGAGCAGCCGCCATCGACGTTCCCGAGCACGGTGTCTACGGGCCGTTCTTCTCCAAGGTCGGTAACAGCACCAATCCGAACTTCCACGACGCCGGCCGTGCCGTTGCGAAAGCCGATCTCTGGCCCGCCTTGTCGAAGCGCATGCACGACGCCTTCACCGCTGCCGGCGGCTCGGCCGAATATCATCTGATGCCGCCCTTTGGCAACGACGGGCGTTTCTTCATCGACTCTCCCGACACGATCCCGATGTGGTCACCGCTCCTCGAAAAATTCCTCGACGCGCAGAAATAG
- a CDS encoding 3-oxoacid CoA-transferase subunit B, with amino-acid sequence MDPQTLIARRVAKELRSGDLVNLGIGIPTLVANYVPADLKVFFQSENGLIGTGPIPEQGLAHPALTDAGGRPISALPGASTFDSAMSFGLIRGGHVDVTVLGGLQVDAHGHLANWTIPGKMVPGMGGAMDLVSGAKRVIVAMQHAAKGKSKIVAKCTLPLTAVRPVSLVVTDMAVIGFAGGKATLLETAPGITIGEVMAVTDADLIVPDHVPEMMI; translated from the coding sequence ATGGATCCGCAGACCCTGATCGCTCGGCGCGTGGCCAAGGAGCTCCGGAGCGGCGACCTCGTCAATCTCGGCATCGGCATCCCCACGCTCGTCGCAAACTACGTTCCAGCCGACCTGAAGGTGTTCTTCCAATCAGAAAACGGCCTGATCGGCACCGGGCCGATCCCCGAGCAAGGCTTGGCACATCCGGCGCTGACGGACGCCGGCGGACGTCCGATCAGCGCACTGCCCGGCGCGTCGACCTTCGACAGCGCAATGTCATTCGGATTGATTCGCGGCGGTCATGTCGATGTGACCGTGCTTGGAGGTCTCCAGGTCGATGCACACGGCCATCTCGCTAACTGGACGATTCCGGGCAAGATGGTGCCCGGCATGGGCGGCGCAATGGACCTCGTCAGCGGCGCCAAGCGCGTCATCGTCGCCATGCAGCACGCGGCAAAGGGCAAGTCCAAGATCGTCGCGAAATGTACTTTGCCGCTGACCGCGGTGCGGCCCGTGAGCCTGGTCGTCACCGACATGGCAGTGATCGGCTTTGCCGGGGGCAAGGCAACGCTGCTCGAGACCGCGCCCGGCATTACGATCGGCGAAGTCATGGCGGTCACGGACGCCGACCTCATCGTTCCCGACCACGTCCCGGAAATGATGATCTGA
- a CDS encoding CoA transferase subunit A, with amino-acid sequence MRTLSVEEAISMIPSGASVMVGGFMGVGTPERLLDELVRQKKTDLSLICNDAAMPGRGVGKLFDGAQVSRLTATHIGLNPKVQQQMLTNTIAVDLVPQGTLVERIRAGGCGLGGVLTPTGVGTLVAEGKREIEIDGKSFLLETALRAQFALVHAFLADYLGNLAYALTSRNFNPVMAMAADTVIVTAENIVPVGVIAPDHVITPAPLVDYLITNG; translated from the coding sequence TTGCGTACCCTCTCCGTCGAAGAAGCCATTTCCATGATCCCCTCGGGCGCCAGCGTCATGGTCGGCGGATTCATGGGCGTGGGGACACCGGAGCGCCTGCTTGACGAGCTTGTGCGGCAGAAGAAGACCGACCTGTCATTGATCTGCAACGACGCAGCCATGCCTGGGAGAGGCGTCGGCAAGCTGTTCGACGGCGCGCAGGTCTCGCGGTTGACCGCAACCCACATTGGGCTCAATCCAAAAGTGCAGCAGCAGATGCTGACGAATACGATCGCCGTCGATCTCGTCCCTCAGGGAACCTTGGTCGAGCGCATCCGCGCCGGCGGTTGCGGCCTGGGCGGCGTTCTGACGCCGACCGGCGTCGGCACGCTGGTTGCGGAAGGCAAACGTGAGATCGAAATCGACGGTAAATCGTTCCTGCTGGAGACGGCGCTGCGCGCACAGTTCGCGCTGGTGCACGCCTTCCTGGCCGACTACCTCGGAAATCTCGCCTACGCACTCACCTCGCGGAACTTCAATCCCGTCATGGCAATGGCCGCCGATACGGTGATCGTCACGGCCGAGAACATCGTGCCTGTCGGCGTGATCGCGCCGGATCACGTAATAACGCCAGCACCGCTGGTCGACTACCTCATTACGAACGGGTGA
- a CDS encoding potassium channel family protein: MAVQFLLGTLISVINIMIHALVTVAAIDIARTAGLKHTARPRSHLMAVMVTTAVILMVAHTVEVLIWALAYAIVGAAPPGSDLLYFTFVNYTTLGYGDITPAPGWRLTGPMTAMNGILMFGWSTAVLFEVLRKTVEHLAAIAAPRSSSGDRG; encoded by the coding sequence ATGGCAGTTCAATTCCTGCTCGGTACCTTGATCAGCGTGATCAACATCATGATTCACGCGCTGGTGACCGTTGCGGCCATCGACATCGCTCGTACTGCCGGATTGAAGCACACGGCGCGGCCCCGGTCGCACCTGATGGCCGTGATGGTCACCACTGCTGTCATTTTGATGGTCGCGCACACTGTCGAGGTTCTCATTTGGGCGCTCGCCTATGCGATAGTCGGCGCGGCGCCTCCGGGCAGCGATCTGCTGTATTTCACCTTCGTGAACTACACCACGCTTGGCTATGGCGACATCACGCCCGCGCCGGGGTGGCGGTTGACGGGACCTATGACAGCGATGAACGGCATCCTGATGTTCGGATGGTCGACTGCGGTCCTGTTTGAGGTTTTGCGCAAGACGGTCGAGCATCTCGCCGCGATTGCGGCACCCAGGTCTAGTTCTGGAGATCGAGGCTAG
- a CDS encoding invasion associated locus B family protein — protein MADATSTPSPGRALVCLSMVFAAALAEPASAQNTAAPKPAPEANSAEIAPRGHREAKDITYGEWKKLCVKPEGRPRLCRTSIAGRFATGQRAVRVDLIERDGDRTARLQVFVPVGMYLQRPAKLTVDGANVQSLPYTWCLTNACIAADAADPKFINDMEAGKALVLEVTDSNLLSLTTSLPLAQFGSIHNGAPAQTLEQDIEE, from the coding sequence ATGGCAGACGCAACTTCAACGCCATCGCCGGGGCGGGCGCTCGTCTGCTTGTCGATGGTGTTCGCCGCGGCTCTTGCCGAACCAGCTTCGGCGCAGAATACAGCCGCGCCAAAGCCGGCCCCAGAGGCAAACTCCGCCGAAATCGCACCTCGCGGGCACCGGGAAGCCAAAGACATCACCTATGGCGAATGGAAAAAGCTCTGCGTCAAGCCTGAAGGGAGGCCCAGGCTATGCCGGACCTCAATCGCGGGCCGGTTTGCTACCGGCCAGAGGGCAGTCCGCGTCGACCTGATCGAGCGTGACGGCGACCGCACTGCCCGGCTCCAAGTGTTTGTTCCCGTCGGCATGTATCTGCAGCGGCCTGCCAAGCTGACGGTCGATGGGGCAAACGTCCAGTCATTGCCGTACACTTGGTGCCTGACCAATGCCTGCATTGCAGCCGACGCGGCGGATCCCAAGTTCATCAACGACATGGAAGCCGGCAAGGCTCTGGTGCTTGAGGTCACCGACTCCAACCTTCTGTCTCTCACGACTTCGCTGCCGCTGGCGCAGTTCGGCTCGATTCACAACGGCGCGCCCGCACAAACCCTGGAGCAGGACATCGAGGAGTGA
- a CDS encoding response regulator, whose amino-acid sequence MFARKPIYVVDDDLSMRRSLERLLRKHGFDAVAFDSAGALLRHGCIEEACCIVLDINLNGESGISLRRRLASEGATVPVIYITGNDCQANQVAAIQSGCAAYLAKPFAASALIDSIERACTEHG is encoded by the coding sequence TTGTTTGCACGTAAGCCGATTTACGTCGTGGATGATGATTTATCAATGCGCCGAAGCTTGGAGCGGCTGCTTCGAAAGCACGGCTTTGACGCGGTTGCTTTTGATTCCGCGGGTGCGTTGCTTCGTCATGGGTGCATCGAAGAGGCGTGCTGCATCGTTCTGGATATCAATCTGAACGGAGAGTCGGGTATCTCACTCCGCCGCAGGCTCGCCAGCGAGGGTGCCACGGTCCCCGTCATCTACATTACCGGCAACGACTGCCAGGCGAATCAGGTTGCCGCGATTCAGTCTGGGTGCGCCGCCTATCTGGCCAAGCCCTTCGCAGCAAGCGCACTCATCGACTCCATCGAACGCGCCTGCACCGAGCATGGCTGA
- a CDS encoding acetate/propionate family kinase, whose translation MDTILVVNAGSSSVKFRIYSIENEGMLRQQLKGQIDGIGSRPRLRASGTEGDPLADRAYPIDAVPDVPAAMDIAGAWLRDELCIRPIAVGHRVVHGGPDYDRPIQIDHGVVTRLERFVALAPLHQPHNLAPIRSILANFPELLQVACFDTAFHRTHSAVADHYAIPYGLHAEGVRRYGFHGLSYEYIAKTLPKIAPKIAKGRVIVAHLGSGASMCALSGGQSIESTMGFTALDGLPMGTRPGQIDPGVVLYLISEKGMSASNVQNFLYRDCGLKGLSGISNDMRELEASDNVNAKLAIDYFVYRTGLNAGMLAAALQGLDAFVFTAGIGENSATLRARIAEQLRWLGVTLDQAENSRHSRLISGSNSLIPVYVVPTDEELMIAQHTLSLLMKRPTTNVRQERAS comes from the coding sequence ATGGATACCATCCTCGTGGTCAATGCCGGCTCCTCCAGTGTCAAGTTCCGGATCTATTCTATCGAGAACGAAGGAATGCTGCGGCAGCAGCTTAAGGGGCAGATCGACGGCATCGGCAGCCGTCCCCGTTTGCGGGCGAGCGGCACTGAGGGTGATCCGCTCGCCGATCGCGCCTATCCGATCGATGCCGTGCCGGACGTTCCGGCCGCAATGGACATCGCCGGCGCGTGGCTGCGGGACGAGCTTTGTATCCGTCCTATCGCGGTTGGTCACCGCGTCGTTCACGGCGGGCCGGACTACGACCGTCCGATCCAGATCGACCATGGTGTCGTGACCCGGCTGGAACGGTTTGTCGCGCTGGCGCCGCTGCATCAGCCACACAATCTGGCGCCGATCCGCTCGATTCTGGCCAATTTTCCGGAGCTGCTGCAAGTCGCCTGTTTCGACACCGCCTTTCACCGCACGCATAGCGCGGTCGCCGACCATTATGCGATCCCGTATGGGCTTCATGCCGAAGGCGTGCGTCGCTACGGGTTTCACGGCCTCTCGTACGAATACATCGCGAAGACCTTGCCGAAGATCGCGCCGAAGATTGCGAAGGGACGGGTCATCGTCGCTCATCTCGGGAGCGGCGCGTCGATGTGCGCGCTCAGCGGCGGGCAAAGCATCGAAAGCACGATGGGCTTCACCGCTCTCGACGGGCTCCCAATGGGAACGCGCCCTGGTCAGATCGATCCGGGCGTCGTGCTCTACCTGATCTCGGAGAAAGGGATGTCGGCATCCAACGTTCAGAATTTTCTTTACCGCGACTGCGGCCTGAAGGGACTGTCCGGCATCAGCAACGACATGCGCGAGCTCGAGGCCAGCGACAATGTCAACGCCAAATTGGCGATCGACTATTTCGTCTACCGAACCGGGCTCAACGCAGGCATGCTCGCAGCAGCACTGCAAGGTCTTGATGCGTTCGTCTTCACGGCTGGCATTGGCGAGAACTCCGCCACCCTCCGTGCACGTATAGCCGAGCAACTGAGATGGCTTGGTGTTACCCTCGATCAGGCGGAAAATTCCCGTCATTCGCGACTGATATCGGGCTCAAACAGCCTGATTCCGGTGTATGTCGTCCCGACGGACGAGGAATTGATGATCGCGCAACATACGCTATCGCTGCTGATGAAACGGCCGACCACCAACGTCAGACAGGAGAGGGCGTCATGA
- a CDS encoding DUF3141 domain-containing protein produces the protein MEMSVLPGGPMSGFVASAVEYMVDAGQRSILFLDVMRRRGDQYREHVAQTAPHVLQYAAELIIDGRQLNEPVNYALVRIIPPAGVEIDPARRPFIVIDPRAGHGPGIGGFKADSEIGVAMKAGHPCYFVGFLPEPMPGQTIERIARAEARFVEEVISRHPDADGKPCVIGNCQAGWAVMILASLRPELFGPLIIAGAPLAYWAGVHGKYPMRYSGGLLGGSWLTALVSDLGAGKFDGAWLVQNFEGQNPSNTLWTKQYNVYSKIDTEAERYLDFERWWGGHVNLNAEEIQFIVDELFVGNNLASGNIKMSDGEQVDLRNIRSPIVVFCSKGDNVTPPQQALDWILDCYTDVDDIRAYGQTIVYTVHESVGHLGIFVSGGVAKKEHAEFSSNIDLIDVLPPGLYEATFEAKGADTTHADLAAGQWVMRCEARTLDDIRAMGGNSPEDERRFAAAKRVSELNLAAYRKFVQPWIRGMVAPQTADLMRNLHPLRTQYEAFSSQNPWMSAVKSVAEGVEENRKPVSKDNPFLAFQEQLSKQIVHVFDSWRDSQEAMSEAIFLNIYGSPALQTALGIDPKAEPSRPREMPAEHRALLDKRAAELRSSMEKGGLREAALRALLYVGSARGMVDERSIEALRLVRRDYAGARLTLPEFKTLVREQFFMLLIDREAALAAIPKLLPDHVDQRREVFAAISEVLSASEEITGERAIRLQQIAALFGLEAGEQPGRASNIAPFDPKAKAS, from the coding sequence ATGGAAATGTCTGTATTGCCCGGTGGCCCGATGTCCGGGTTCGTCGCCTCGGCGGTCGAATACATGGTGGATGCAGGACAACGGAGCATTCTGTTCCTTGATGTGATGCGCCGGCGCGGTGATCAGTATCGAGAGCACGTCGCTCAGACCGCTCCTCACGTCTTGCAATACGCGGCCGAGTTGATCATCGATGGCCGTCAGCTGAACGAACCCGTCAACTACGCGCTTGTCCGCATCATCCCGCCAGCAGGCGTGGAGATTGATCCTGCGCGGCGGCCGTTCATCGTGATCGATCCGCGCGCCGGACACGGGCCGGGCATCGGCGGATTCAAGGCCGACAGCGAGATCGGCGTCGCCATGAAGGCGGGGCACCCCTGCTACTTCGTCGGTTTCCTGCCGGAGCCAATGCCGGGACAGACGATCGAGCGCATCGCTCGCGCCGAAGCCAGGTTCGTCGAGGAGGTCATCAGCCGCCATCCGGACGCCGACGGCAAGCCCTGCGTGATCGGTAATTGCCAGGCCGGCTGGGCAGTCATGATTCTGGCATCTCTACGGCCTGAACTGTTCGGGCCGCTGATCATTGCCGGTGCACCGCTCGCCTACTGGGCGGGCGTGCATGGCAAGTATCCAATGCGCTATTCGGGCGGCTTGCTGGGTGGAAGCTGGCTGACGGCCCTTGTCAGCGATCTCGGCGCCGGCAAGTTCGACGGCGCCTGGCTGGTGCAGAACTTCGAGGGCCAGAATCCTTCGAACACGCTCTGGACAAAGCAGTATAACGTCTATTCGAAAATCGACACCGAAGCCGAGCGTTACCTCGACTTCGAACGCTGGTGGGGTGGACACGTCAACCTTAACGCCGAGGAGATCCAGTTCATCGTCGATGAGCTCTTTGTCGGCAACAACCTTGCCTCCGGCAACATCAAGATGTCTGACGGCGAGCAGGTCGACTTGCGCAACATCAGGTCGCCCATCGTGGTGTTCTGCTCGAAGGGCGATAACGTCACGCCGCCGCAGCAGGCGTTGGACTGGATCCTCGATTGCTACACCGACGTCGACGACATCAGGGCGTATGGGCAGACGATCGTTTACACAGTTCATGAAAGCGTCGGTCATCTCGGCATCTTCGTCTCCGGGGGCGTCGCCAAGAAGGAGCATGCCGAATTCTCCAGCAATATCGATCTGATCGATGTGCTGCCGCCCGGACTCTATGAGGCGACCTTCGAAGCCAAGGGCGCCGACACCACGCATGCCGATCTCGCAGCCGGACAATGGGTGATGCGCTGCGAGGCCCGGACGCTCGACGACATCCGCGCCATGGGCGGCAATTCGCCCGAGGACGAGCGGCGCTTCGCCGCGGCCAAGCGGGTCTCCGAGCTCAATCTTGCGGCTTATCGCAAATTCGTGCAGCCGTGGATTAGGGGCATGGTTGCGCCGCAGACGGCGGACTTGATGCGCAATCTTCATCCGTTGCGGACGCAGTATGAGGCGTTCAGCAGTCAAAATCCGTGGATGAGCGCGGTGAAGTCAGTCGCGGAAGGAGTGGAAGAGAACCGCAAGCCAGTTTCGAAGGATAATCCGTTCCTGGCGTTCCAGGAGCAGCTCTCCAAGCAGATCGTTCATGTGTTCGACAGCTGGCGCGATTCGCAGGAAGCAATGAGTGAGGCGATCTTCCTCAATATCTACGGCTCGCCTGCGCTCCAGACCGCGCTTGGTATAGATCCGAAAGCCGAACCCTCGCGCCCGCGCGAGATGCCCGCCGAGCATCGTGCCCTGCTCGATAAGCGGGCCGCTGAACTCAGGTCCTCGATGGAAAAAGGAGGGCTGCGCGAAGCGGCGCTTCGTGCCCTGCTGTATGTCGGTTCGGCGAGAGGAATGGTCGACGAGCGGAGCATCGAGGCGTTGCGTCTGGTTCGCCGCGACTACGCCGGAGCGCGATTGACTCTGCCCGAGTTCAAGACGCTGGTGCGCGAACAGTTCTTCATGCTGCTGATCGATCGCGAGGCCGCCTTGGCCGCGATCCCGAAGCTGTTGCCTGACCACGTCGATCAACGCCGCGAGGTCTTCGCCGCGATCAGCGAGGTGCTGTCCGCCAGCGAGGAAATCACGGGCGAGCGCGCAATTCGCCTGCAGCAGATCGCGGCATTGTTTGGCCTTGAGGCTGGTGAACAGCCGGGGAGAGCGTCGAATATCGCCCCTTTCGATCCCAAGGCGAAGGCGTCGTAA
- a CDS encoding helix-turn-helix domain-containing protein — translation MFVRTAADASSRLHSLRELGLNTDSNPIISLNEFTYKKGSEVYGEKEAAEYVYQVKRGAVRSYKLLSDGRRQIGAFHLAGDIFGLENGGAHRFTTEAIVDTTVRLVRRQSLELVAQSDPMVARNLLSMTTSNLQHAEDHMLLLGRKTSLERVAAFLIEMDKRLTAAGIMALPMSRRDIADYLGLTLETVSRALSRLHELGILGFIGNTQRQIVLLDRLKLASLDLQN, via the coding sequence ATGTTCGTTCGCACCGCTGCCGACGCCTCCTCGCGACTTCATTCGCTCCGCGAGCTAGGGTTAAACACCGATTCAAACCCAATCATCAGTTTAAACGAATTTACCTACAAGAAAGGCTCGGAAGTCTACGGCGAAAAGGAGGCTGCGGAATACGTTTATCAGGTGAAGAGGGGCGCGGTGCGAAGCTACAAGCTGCTGTCCGACGGCCGGCGCCAAATCGGCGCATTTCACCTGGCCGGCGATATTTTCGGGCTCGAGAACGGCGGCGCGCACAGATTCACGACCGAAGCGATCGTCGACACCACGGTTCGCCTGGTCAGGCGCCAAAGTCTCGAGCTGGTTGCGCAGAGCGACCCCATGGTCGCCCGCAACCTGCTGAGCATGACCACCAGCAACCTTCAGCATGCGGAAGACCATATGCTGCTACTCGGCCGCAAGACGTCGCTGGAGCGGGTCGCAGCCTTCCTGATCGAGATGGACAAGCGGCTGACGGCCGCCGGAATCATGGCGCTGCCGATGTCGCGGCGTGATATCGCCGACTATCTCGGATTAACGCTGGAAACCGTCTCCCGCGCACTATCGCGATTGCATGAGCTCGGTATCCTCGGCTTCATCGGCAACACTCAGCGCCAGATCGTGCTGCTTGACAGGCTGAAACTCGCTAGCCTCGATCTCCAGAACTAG
- the fabI gene encoding enoyl-ACP reductase FabI yields the protein MIPVFPDTKIALKGKKGLVVGIANDQSIAWGCAKAFRALGADIAVTYLNERAKKHVEPLAQALGAPIFMPLDVMVEGQTEEVFARIEKEWGQLDFLLHSIAFSPKEALHGRVVDVGRDGFLKTMEVSCWSFMRMAHLAEPLMKNGGTMFTMTYYGSQMVVENYNVMGVAKAALEASVRYIAAELGPKGIRVHAISPGPLATRAASGIPEFDELMDKAQSKAPSRSLVSIDDVGNATAFLALDGAKLITGSVLYVDGGYHIID from the coding sequence ATGATTCCCGTGTTTCCTGATACCAAGATTGCCCTGAAGGGAAAAAAGGGCCTCGTCGTAGGCATCGCCAACGACCAGTCGATTGCATGGGGCTGCGCCAAGGCCTTTCGCGCCCTCGGCGCCGATATCGCCGTCACCTACCTCAACGAGCGTGCGAAGAAGCACGTCGAGCCGCTCGCGCAGGCGCTTGGGGCTCCCATCTTCATGCCGCTCGATGTCATGGTAGAGGGGCAGACCGAAGAGGTGTTCGCGCGGATCGAGAAGGAGTGGGGACAGCTAGATTTCCTGCTGCATTCGATCGCCTTCTCACCGAAGGAAGCCTTGCACGGACGTGTGGTGGACGTCGGCCGCGACGGGTTTCTGAAGACGATGGAGGTCTCCTGCTGGTCCTTCATGCGCATGGCTCATCTGGCCGAGCCGCTGATGAAGAACGGCGGCACCATGTTCACCATGACCTATTACGGCAGTCAGATGGTGGTTGAAAATTACAACGTGATGGGCGTGGCGAAGGCCGCGCTCGAAGCGTCGGTGCGCTACATTGCGGCCGAGCTCGGACCCAAAGGAATCCGCGTGCATGCGATCTCGCCTGGACCGCTCGCCACGCGCGCCGCCTCGGGCATTCCGGAGTTCGACGAGCTGATGGACAAGGCGCAATCGAAGGCACCATCGCGCAGCCTCGTCAGCATCGACGATGTCGGGAACGCCACTGCGTTCCTGGCGCTCGACGGCGCCAAGCTCATCACGGGCAGCGTTCTCTACGTCGACGGTGGTTATCACATTATCGATTGA
- a CDS encoding phosphate acetyltransferase, producing the protein MSADATQTQPASKYDRLIAAARAVPPTPTVVVHPCDETSLRGAVESAQAGIIRPILVGPDKKIRDTAARHGLDVGAFEIVDTAHSEASAARGVELIHAGKGELLMKGSLHTDELMRAVTAKAGGLRTDRRISHVFVMDVPAYAETIFVTDAAINIFPDLDAKRDIIQNAIDLYVQAGFGKSPRVAILSAVEIVTSKIPSTIEAAALCKMADRGQITGGILDGPLAFDNAIDEEAARIKGIKSEVAGRAQILVVPDLESGNMLAKNLAYFAKADGAGVVLGARVPVVLTSRADSPRARMASCAVAALYAHARRQHAPTIAA; encoded by the coding sequence ATGTCAGCCGATGCCACGCAGACACAGCCCGCGAGCAAGTACGACCGCCTGATCGCCGCGGCGAGGGCGGTGCCGCCGACCCCGACCGTCGTCGTGCATCCCTGCGACGAGACATCGCTGCGCGGCGCCGTCGAGAGCGCACAGGCCGGCATCATTCGGCCGATCCTGGTCGGGCCCGACAAGAAGATCCGGGATACGGCCGCCAGGCACGGTCTTGACGTTGGCGCGTTCGAGATCGTCGATACCGCGCATAGCGAAGCATCGGCCGCTCGGGGTGTCGAGCTGATCCACGCAGGCAAGGGGGAGCTGCTGATGAAGGGCAGCCTGCACACGGACGAGCTGATGCGCGCCGTCACCGCCAAGGCCGGCGGACTGCGCACCGACCGGCGCATCAGCCATGTCTTCGTCATGGACGTGCCGGCCTATGCCGAAACCATCTTCGTCACGGATGCGGCCATCAACATCTTCCCGGATCTCGATGCCAAACGCGACATCATCCAGAATGCAATCGATCTGTACGTGCAAGCCGGCTTCGGGAAATCGCCACGCGTCGCGATTCTGTCGGCGGTCGAAATCGTCACTTCCAAGATTCCGTCGACGATCGAGGCCGCGGCACTCTGCAAGATGGCGGACCGGGGCCAGATCACCGGCGGGATACTTGATGGGCCGCTGGCGTTTGACAATGCAATCGACGAAGAGGCGGCGCGGATCAAGGGGATTAAGTCCGAAGTCGCCGGCCGGGCGCAGATCCTGGTGGTTCCCGACCTCGAATCCGGCAATATGCTGGCGAAGAATCTCGCTTATTTCGCCAAGGCTGACGGCGCGGGCGTCGTGCTCGGAGCCCGGGTGCCGGTCGTTCTGACGTCGCGTGCGGATTCGCCGCGCGCACGGATGGCCTCCTGTGCGGTTGCAGCCCTGTATGCCCATGCACGGCGCCAGCATGCTCCCACGATCGCGGCGTGA